In Sphingopyxis sp. CCNWLW2, a single window of DNA contains:
- a CDS encoding DUF4886 domain-containing protein — MQNGHGIWFLIGAAALVVAPAATAKESAPAPTAAGATSSAPAKAAPKTILFIGNSFTQGAHSAARNWRAGTVTDLNNAGYGGVPALFKLFAEQAGLDYRVSLETQGGKSLGFHYDERRQLFDRPWDIVVLQEFSTLDRAKPGDPADYMRNVDRLAALFKARNPAVDIRLASTWTRADQTYKPGGHWYGKPVTAMADDLRAAADRARSATPSVAGVVPVGQAWNRAMADGVADPNPYDGIGYGRLDLWAYDHYHASVAGYYLSALVTFGAITGVDPTMLGDKEKGADELGLSDAQAAALQRVARDTLANG; from the coding sequence ATGCAAAACGGGCACGGCATCTGGTTCCTGATCGGCGCTGCCGCGCTCGTCGTCGCGCCGGCGGCAACGGCAAAGGAGAGCGCGCCCGCGCCGACCGCCGCCGGCGCGACTTCCTCCGCTCCCGCAAAGGCTGCGCCGAAGACGATCCTGTTCATCGGCAACAGCTTCACGCAGGGCGCACATTCGGCGGCGCGCAACTGGCGCGCGGGGACGGTCACCGACCTTAACAACGCGGGCTATGGCGGCGTGCCCGCGCTGTTCAAGCTCTTCGCCGAGCAGGCGGGGCTCGACTATCGCGTGAGCCTCGAAACGCAGGGCGGCAAGTCCTTGGGCTTCCACTATGACGAACGGCGCCAGCTTTTCGACCGGCCGTGGGACATCGTCGTGCTGCAGGAATTCAGCACGCTCGACCGCGCAAAGCCCGGCGATCCCGCCGACTATATGCGCAATGTCGACCGGCTCGCCGCGCTGTTCAAGGCGCGCAATCCCGCGGTCGATATCCGCCTCGCATCCACATGGACGCGGGCCGACCAGACATACAAACCCGGGGGCCATTGGTACGGAAAGCCGGTAACGGCGATGGCCGATGACCTCCGCGCCGCGGCCGACCGCGCACGATCCGCCACACCGTCCGTGGCGGGTGTCGTGCCGGTCGGCCAGGCATGGAACCGCGCGATGGCGGACGGCGTCGCCGATCCCAATCCCTATGACGGGATCGGCTATGGCCGGCTCGACCTGTGGGCATACGATCATTATCACGCCAGCGTCGCGGGCTATTACCTCTCGGCGCTCGTGACCTTCGGTGCGATCACGGGCGTCGATCCGACGATGCTCGGCGACAAGGAAAAGGGCGCCGACGAACTGGGGCTTTCGGACGCCCAGGCCGCCGCGCTCCAACGCGTCGCGCGCGATACGCTCGCGAACGGATAA
- a CDS encoding TonB-dependent receptor domain-containing protein: protein MRRSFGTMLLASTAICLLAGAPAQAQTAAADPAADAAEANDPQPDGETAGDIVVVGTRIEGARVTEALPVVVVNQDKLDAIGAVSGDELIRNIPQMGDVSFNPGNNAQTSNAARGDVGSVNLRSLGVGNTLVLLNGRRIVTHPASQGLSDTGTVPVLSYNSNAIPTTGLQRLEVLLDGAAALYGSDAVAGVVNTVLKDNYDGLRMQAQYGAAEGTHLREFQGNILAGKSFDRGNITLSFEYTDRTALRAEDQDFTASANLRPLFADYPDFADSQTPDARATRGAWPALQVPVTGGRPRRGTTNLTTAAGSFTVRPTRLGGCTQALTADLCLVNTALATNNAFRDLRYDTAAGTTVMPSVKRYNAFINGHYDVTDDLTLFGEFGYYHSNTTRIQPPVINLNQIWIPASNYYNPFGAMTVGGQPNPNRIPGLVNVPAAGLPVLLTTYRFVDTGPQAVKVSGEQLRGLIGVRGEAAGFKWDSAFVYSEASAVDSSLAVRSSALQRSLALATPDAYNPFNGGCIDSLSSGDCTPSSRAAIDAITFQLRRASKTTLTMGDFRASRADLFALPGGDVGVAFGLEVRRETQRDDRDSAVDGSSPFIDAVSGAVTISDAAAVSDNPDTYGKRTVAAGYAELAVPLVSEEMNIPLVRRFDVQLAGRYEHYSDFGSVARPKIAAAWDVVDGIRFRGSFSQGFRAPNLEQVNAVEYARLATSQDFLRCEVDLRAGRIANFTQCGNNVGYSRRVSGNPELKPEKSTNYNLGAVFEPTFIPADLGRITFTVDYWSIKQKGIVGILGNDTAVALDYLLRLQGSSNPNVIRDAANADDIANFAGTGITPVGRITTVRDQFINLQPQTVRGLDFAFYWQSPKTDVGKFDFSVNATRLLKFSRAPGDAVDQLVAAREAGDINAATPLPETQNLIEANGRPKWRGTASLTWSLGQFQVGAFARYTGAVDETAFVDADGNPWRVKSQVTGNLYAQVRIKDAGGLGGDMRWRVGVRNITNEKPPLSSEGYLGSLYSPYGRYWYTSVTTEF from the coding sequence ATGAGGCGCAGTTTTGGAACAATGCTTCTGGCGAGCACGGCGATCTGCCTTCTCGCGGGCGCACCCGCGCAGGCGCAGACGGCCGCAGCCGATCCGGCGGCCGATGCCGCCGAAGCCAATGATCCGCAGCCCGACGGCGAAACCGCCGGCGATATCGTTGTCGTCGGCACGCGCATCGAAGGCGCGCGCGTCACCGAGGCGCTGCCGGTGGTCGTGGTCAATCAGGACAAGCTCGACGCGATCGGCGCGGTCAGCGGCGACGAACTGATCCGCAACATCCCGCAAATGGGCGACGTCAGCTTCAACCCCGGCAACAATGCGCAGACCAGCAATGCCGCGCGCGGCGACGTCGGTTCGGTCAACCTCCGCTCATTAGGCGTCGGCAACACGCTGGTGCTGCTCAACGGCCGCCGCATCGTCACCCACCCTGCGAGCCAGGGCCTGTCGGACACGGGCACCGTGCCGGTACTGAGCTATAACTCGAACGCAATCCCGACGACGGGACTGCAGCGGCTCGAAGTGTTGCTCGATGGCGCCGCCGCGCTCTACGGCTCAGATGCCGTCGCGGGCGTCGTCAACACGGTGCTCAAGGACAATTACGACGGCCTCAGGATGCAGGCGCAATACGGCGCCGCCGAAGGCACGCACCTGCGCGAATTCCAGGGCAATATCCTTGCCGGCAAGAGCTTCGACCGCGGCAATATCACTCTCTCGTTCGAATATACCGACCGCACGGCGTTGCGTGCCGAGGATCAGGATTTCACCGCCTCGGCCAACCTCCGCCCGCTGTTCGCTGATTATCCCGATTTCGCCGACTCGCAGACCCCCGATGCGCGCGCAACGCGTGGCGCTTGGCCCGCGCTCCAGGTCCCAGTAACGGGCGGCCGGCCGCGCCGCGGCACGACGAACCTCACCACCGCCGCGGGCTCCTTCACCGTCCGCCCGACGCGCCTCGGCGGATGCACGCAGGCGCTGACCGCCGACCTCTGCCTCGTGAACACCGCGCTCGCGACGAACAACGCCTTCCGCGACCTGCGCTACGACACGGCGGCCGGAACGACGGTGATGCCGAGCGTGAAGCGCTACAACGCCTTCATCAACGGCCACTACGACGTGACCGACGATCTGACTTTGTTCGGCGAGTTCGGCTATTACCACTCGAACACGACACGCATCCAGCCGCCGGTGATCAACCTCAACCAGATCTGGATCCCGGCGTCGAACTATTACAACCCGTTCGGCGCGATGACGGTGGGCGGCCAGCCCAATCCCAACCGCATCCCGGGGCTCGTCAACGTGCCCGCCGCGGGCCTGCCGGTGCTGCTCACCACCTATCGCTTCGTCGATACCGGGCCGCAGGCGGTGAAGGTCTCGGGCGAGCAGCTGCGCGGCCTGATCGGTGTGCGCGGCGAGGCTGCAGGCTTCAAATGGGACAGCGCCTTCGTCTATTCCGAAGCCTCGGCGGTCGACAGCAGCCTTGCGGTGCGCAGCTCTGCGCTCCAGCGGAGCCTCGCGCTCGCGACTCCTGATGCGTACAACCCGTTCAACGGCGGCTGCATCGACAGCCTCAGCTCGGGCGATTGTACCCCCAGCTCGCGGGCGGCGATCGATGCGATCACCTTCCAGCTTCGCCGCGCCTCGAAAACCACGCTGACGATGGGCGACTTCCGCGCCTCGCGCGCCGACCTGTTCGCCTTGCCCGGCGGCGACGTCGGCGTTGCCTTCGGTCTTGAAGTGCGGCGCGAGACCCAGCGCGACGACCGCGATTCCGCCGTCGACGGGTCGAGCCCCTTCATCGATGCCGTATCGGGCGCGGTGACGATCAGCGACGCCGCGGCGGTCAGCGACAACCCCGATACCTATGGCAAAAGGACGGTCGCGGCCGGCTATGCCGAACTCGCGGTGCCTTTGGTGTCCGAGGAGATGAATATCCCGCTCGTCCGCCGTTTCGACGTGCAGCTTGCGGGGCGCTACGAACATTACAGCGATTTCGGCAGCGTCGCGCGGCCGAAGATCGCGGCGGCGTGGGACGTGGTCGACGGCATTCGTTTCCGCGGCTCCTTCTCGCAGGGCTTCCGCGCCCCGAACCTCGAACAGGTCAATGCCGTCGAATATGCGCGCCTCGCCACCAGCCAGGATTTCCTCCGCTGCGAGGTGGACCTGCGCGCCGGCCGGATCGCCAATTTCACCCAGTGCGGCAACAATGTCGGCTATTCGCGCCGCGTCTCGGGCAATCCCGAGCTCAAGCCCGAAAAGAGCACAAACTATAACCTCGGCGCGGTGTTCGAACCGACCTTCATTCCGGCCGACCTCGGCCGCATCACCTTCACCGTAGACTATTGGTCGATCAAGCAGAAGGGCATCGTTGGCATCCTCGGCAACGACACCGCGGTGGCGCTCGACTATCTGCTTCGCCTTCAGGGATCGTCGAACCCGAACGTCATTCGCGATGCCGCCAATGCCGACGATATCGCCAATTTCGCGGGCACGGGCATCACGCCGGTGGGCCGGATCACGACGGTGCGTGACCAGTTCATCAACCTGCAGCCGCAGACCGTCCGCGGGCTCGATTTCGCCTTCTACTGGCAATCGCCGAAGACCGATGTCGGCAAGTTCGATTTCTCGGTCAACGCGACGCGGCTGCTCAAATTCTCGCGCGCACCGGGCGACGCCGTCGACCAGCTCGTCGCCGCGCGCGAAGCCGGCGACATCAACGCCGCGACGCCGCTGCCCGAGACCCAGAATCTGATCGAGGCGAACGGCCGCCCGAAATGGCGCGGCACCGCGTCGCTCACATGGTCGCTCGGGCAGTTTCAGGTCGGCGCCTTCGCGCGCTACACCGGCGCGGTCGACGAAACCGCGTTCGTCGATGCCGATGGCAACCCGTGGCGCGTCAAGTCGCAGGTCACCGGCAATCTGTATGCGCAGGTGCGGATCAAGGATGCCGGCGGCCTCGGCGGCGACATGCGCTGGCGCGTCGGGGTACGCAACATCACGAACGAAAAGCCGCCGTTGTCCTCCGAGGGCTATCTGGGGTCGCTCTACAGCCCCTATGGCCGCTATTGGTACACCTCGGTCACCACGGAGTTCTGA
- a CDS encoding dicarboxylate/amino acid:cation symporter: MNAVHVPAKSGPWWSHLYVQVLAAIAGGVLLGHFWPDVGVQLQPLGKGFIDLVKMIIAPVIFLTVSTGIASVGSGKTLGRLTAKTFAYFLFFSTLALIIGLIVANVVQPGAGMNIDPSTLDPNAVAKIAEYDAKAHDTSLVGFLLAIIPTTFVSALTSGSILQALFAAILFGIALSHTGAAGAQVLGMLEKLSSVFFTLVGMLMRFAPIGAFGAMAFTIGEYGVESLVNLGALIATFYLTSILFVVVVLGGMARLCGFSIFRLIAYLKAELLLVLGTSSSEAALPSLMEKLEKAGCAKSVVGMVVPTGYSFNLDGTNIYMTLAALFVAQATGIDLSLGDQVALLLVAMVSSKGAAGVTGAGFITLAATLTAVPTVPVAGLALILGIDRFMSECRALTNFIGNALAAIVVAMWENALDRDALDRALSGEPAPLAAPPVETDSD, translated from the coding sequence ATGAATGCGGTGCACGTGCCGGCCAAATCCGGGCCGTGGTGGTCGCATCTCTATGTACAGGTGCTCGCGGCGATCGCCGGCGGCGTGCTGCTCGGCCATTTCTGGCCCGACGTCGGCGTCCAGCTCCAGCCGCTCGGCAAGGGCTTCATCGACCTCGTCAAGATGATCATCGCGCCGGTGATCTTCCTCACCGTGTCGACGGGCATCGCATCGGTCGGCAGCGGCAAGACGCTCGGCCGCCTGACGGCCAAGACCTTCGCCTATTTCCTCTTCTTCTCGACGCTCGCGCTGATCATCGGGCTGATCGTCGCCAATGTGGTGCAACCGGGCGCGGGGATGAATATCGACCCGAGCACGCTCGATCCGAACGCCGTCGCCAAGATCGCCGAATATGATGCGAAGGCGCACGATACCTCGCTCGTCGGTTTCCTGCTCGCGATCATTCCCACGACCTTCGTCTCGGCGCTGACCTCGGGCTCGATCCTGCAGGCGCTGTTCGCGGCGATCCTTTTCGGCATCGCGCTGTCGCACACCGGCGCCGCCGGCGCGCAGGTGCTTGGGATGCTCGAAAAGCTTTCGAGCGTGTTCTTCACCCTCGTGGGCATGCTGATGCGCTTCGCGCCGATCGGCGCGTTCGGCGCGATGGCCTTCACCATCGGCGAATATGGCGTCGAATCGCTCGTCAATCTCGGCGCGCTGATCGCGACCTTCTATCTGACCTCGATCCTGTTCGTGGTCGTCGTCCTCGGCGGCATGGCGCGGCTCTGCGGCTTTTCGATCTTCCGGCTGATCGCCTATCTCAAAGCCGAACTGCTGCTCGTGCTCGGCACCTCGTCGTCCGAGGCCGCGCTGCCTAGCCTGATGGAAAAGCTCGAGAAAGCGGGCTGTGCCAAATCCGTCGTCGGCATGGTCGTGCCGACGGGCTACAGCTTCAACCTCGACGGCACGAACATCTATATGACGCTCGCGGCGCTGTTCGTCGCGCAGGCGACGGGCATCGACCTCAGCCTCGGCGATCAGGTCGCGCTGCTGCTCGTCGCGATGGTGAGTTCGAAGGGCGCGGCGGGGGTTACCGGCGCGGGCTTCATCACGCTCGCCGCGACGCTGACCGCGGTGCCGACCGTGCCCGTCGCGGGGCTCGCGCTGATCCTCGGCATCGACCGCTTTATGAGCGAGTGCCGCGCGCTAACCAACTTCATCGGCAACGCGCTCGCCGCGATCGTCGTCGCGATGTGGGAAAATGCGCTCGACCGCGATGCGCTCGATCGCGCGCTCAGCGGCGAGCCCGCACCGCTCGCGGCGCCGCCGGTCGAGACCGACAGCGATTGA
- a CDS encoding sensor histidine kinase produces MPVQSESSPIRPHAHRRRLFVAVAVGLAILLVAGFGLAQWAAGRAGAQADAEARQNARAHASLLESELQKFRLLPRVLTEFPDVRAALADKSDAASRRLDRELEQLAARTDATVIYVIDAGGTTIAASNWRAPTSFVGENYRFRPYFQGAMRSGAAELFALGTVSGRPGLYLARRVDVGGRQLGVIVLKVEFDKLESRWADSAAATLVTDAAGIIVMSSEPRWRFRSFAPISAATQQRLRATRSYGDARLDPLLVDRVDGGVRVGTDLFREADERVSFPGGTLRLLQPAEPARASANATARVAFLVLLILVGAAIITLLRVVERQTLRQAAHEALEREVAARTRDLRTANDELRLASERQTETDRRYRAAREELAQASRLGSIGQITAGVAHEINQPIAAIRTFAENSLRYLERAQPDKARGNLDTIVELTARVGAITNELRNFARRKPTPLGPVAVQSAVDGTLLLIGDRLRAQGIALDVEIENPAASVHADRVRLEQVLVNLLQNAVEAVQGVKDARIALWTHGGDPVHIDVCDNGPGVPAELLPQLFTPFVTGRPDGLGLGLAIASDIMAEFGGTLTLIPSPLGGAGFRLTLRPA; encoded by the coding sequence ATGCCTGTGCAGAGCGAGTCGTCCCCGATCCGTCCCCACGCCCACCGCCGACGCCTGTTCGTCGCCGTGGCGGTTGGGCTCGCGATCCTGCTCGTCGCGGGGTTCGGCCTCGCACAGTGGGCCGCGGGTCGCGCCGGCGCGCAGGCCGACGCCGAGGCGCGGCAGAATGCACGCGCGCATGCAAGCCTGCTCGAAAGCGAGCTGCAGAAATTCCGCCTGCTGCCGCGCGTGCTCACCGAATTTCCAGACGTCCGCGCCGCGCTCGCCGACAAGAGCGATGCGGCCTCGCGGCGGCTCGATCGCGAACTCGAACAGCTCGCGGCGCGCACCGACGCGACCGTGATCTATGTGATCGACGCGGGCGGCACGACGATCGCGGCGAGCAACTGGCGCGCGCCGACAAGCTTCGTCGGCGAGAATTACCGCTTCCGCCCTTATTTCCAGGGAGCGATGCGCAGCGGCGCGGCCGAACTGTTCGCACTGGGAACGGTCAGCGGGCGCCCCGGGCTCTATCTTGCTCGCCGCGTCGATGTCGGCGGGCGCCAGCTTGGCGTGATCGTGCTCAAGGTCGAGTTCGACAAACTGGAATCGCGGTGGGCGGATTCGGCGGCAGCAACGCTTGTAACCGATGCCGCGGGGATCATCGTGATGAGCAGCGAGCCCCGCTGGCGCTTCCGCTCCTTCGCTCCGATTTCGGCGGCGACGCAGCAGCGGCTTCGCGCGACGCGCAGCTATGGCGATGCGCGGCTCGATCCGCTGCTGGTCGACCGCGTCGATGGCGGCGTTCGTGTCGGCACGGACCTGTTCCGCGAGGCCGACGAGCGCGTCTCCTTCCCCGGCGGCACGCTCCGCCTGCTCCAGCCCGCCGAGCCTGCCCGCGCCAGCGCCAATGCCACCGCGCGCGTCGCCTTCCTCGTCCTGCTGATCCTTGTCGGCGCGGCGATCATCACGCTGCTCCGCGTCGTCGAACGGCAGACGCTACGCCAGGCCGCGCACGAGGCGCTCGAACGCGAGGTCGCCGCACGCACGCGCGACCTGCGCACCGCGAACGACGAACTGCGCCTCGCGTCCGAGCGGCAGACCGAGACCGACCGCCGCTATCGCGCCGCGCGCGAAGAACTGGCGCAGGCGAGCCGCCTCGGATCGATCGGCCAGATCACCGCCGGCGTCGCGCACGAGATCAACCAGCCGATCGCGGCGATCCGCACCTTTGCCGAAAACAGCCTGCGCTATCTCGAGCGCGCGCAACCCGATAAGGCCCGCGGCAACCTCGACACCATCGTCGAACTGACGGCGCGCGTCGGTGCGATCACCAACGAACTGCGCAATTTTGCTCGCCGCAAGCCCACCCCGCTCGGCCCCGTCGCGGTGCAATCGGCGGTCGACGGGACGCTGCTCCTGATCGGCGATCGGCTGCGCGCACAAGGTATCGCGCTCGACGTCGAAATCGAAAATCCAGCTGCGTCGGTGCACGCCGACCGCGTTCGGCTCGAGCAGGTGCTCGTCAACCTGCTGCAAAATGCGGTCGAGGCGGTGCAAGGCGTGAAAGATGCACGCATTGCGCTGTGGACGCATGGCGGCGACCCGGTCCATATCGACGTCTGCGACAACGGCCCCGGTGTTCCCGCCGAGCTGTTGCCGCAGCTCTTCACCCCCTTCGTCACCGGGCGGCCCGACGGGCTCGGGCTGGGGCTGGCGATCGCGAGCGATATCATGGCCGAATTCGGCGGCACGCTGACCCTGATCCCCTCCCCGCTCGGCGGCGCGGGGTTCCGCCTGACGTTGAGGCCAGCATGA
- a CDS encoding sigma-54-dependent transcriptional regulator: protein MSFFTGEQTIFFVDDDAALREANVQTLDLAGLAVEAFPDAQSVLPRIEAGFSGIVVTDIRMPGMDGLELRAAIHAIDPDIPVILITGHADVAMAVRALHDGAFDFLAKPFAADHLVGIARRALAHRALILDNRRLTAAAAAIDSPLIGESPAMVRLRETITQLAQADIDVLIEGETGTGKELVAHMLHRQSRRSAASLVAVNCAALPHELAEAELFGSDLIDRSSGKLGQAGRIRSAHRGTLFLDEIDTMHPSVQAKLLRVIEEREVQPIGASAPEPVDLRVVAATKTDLMDAVRSGDFREDLYYRLHVVKLRIPPLRERRSDIPQTFAFFLDEAAAKMGMAGFRIDDGIRRHLVEHDWPGNVRELKNFAYSVVLDLPSDPGLSAMPADAPLAERVRRFEATIIHDTMAQTRGNIAETMARLGLPRKTLYDKMAKLGIDPKSFRA, encoded by the coding sequence ATGAGCTTTTTCACCGGCGAGCAGACGATCTTCTTCGTCGACGACGATGCGGCGCTGCGCGAGGCAAATGTCCAGACGCTCGACCTCGCGGGGCTGGCGGTCGAAGCCTTTCCCGACGCGCAGAGCGTGCTGCCACGCATCGAAGCGGGCTTCTCGGGGATCGTCGTCACCGACATCCGCATGCCGGGGATGGACGGGCTCGAATTGCGCGCAGCGATCCATGCGATCGATCCTGATATCCCCGTCATCCTGATCACCGGCCACGCCGATGTCGCGATGGCGGTGCGCGCGCTCCACGACGGCGCGTTCGACTTCCTCGCCAAGCCCTTTGCCGCCGACCACCTCGTCGGCATCGCGCGCCGCGCGCTCGCGCACCGTGCGCTGATCCTCGACAATAGGCGGCTGACCGCGGCGGCGGCGGCGATCGACAGCCCGCTGATCGGCGAAAGCCCGGCGATGGTCCGGCTGCGCGAAACGATTACGCAGCTCGCGCAGGCGGACATCGATGTGCTGATCGAAGGCGAAACTGGCACCGGCAAGGAGTTGGTCGCGCATATGCTCCACCGCCAGAGCCGACGGAGCGCGGCGTCATTGGTCGCGGTGAACTGCGCCGCGCTTCCCCACGAGCTGGCCGAGGCCGAATTGTTCGGCAGCGACCTGATCGACCGGAGCAGCGGCAAACTCGGCCAGGCGGGGCGCATTCGCAGCGCGCACCGCGGCACATTGTTCCTCGACGAGATCGATACGATGCATCCCTCGGTGCAGGCGAAGCTGCTGCGCGTGATCGAGGAGCGCGAGGTCCAGCCGATCGGCGCCAGCGCGCCCGAGCCCGTCGACCTGCGCGTCGTCGCGGCGACCAAAACCGACCTGATGGACGCGGTGCGCAGCGGCGATTTCCGCGAGGATCTCTATTACCGGCTGCATGTCGTGAAGCTGCGCATCCCACCCTTGCGCGAACGCCGGTCGGACATTCCGCAAACCTTCGCCTTCTTCCTCGACGAAGCCGCGGCGAAGATGGGGATGGCGGGGTTCCGGATCGACGACGGCATCCGCCGCCACCTCGTCGAGCATGACTGGCCGGGCAACGTCCGCGAGCTCAAGAATTTCGCCTATAGCGTCGTTCTCGACCTGCCGTCCGATCCCGGCCTGTCGGCGATGCCCGCCGACGCCCCGCTCGCCGAGCGCGTGCGCCGGTTCGAGGCAACGATCATCCACGACACGATGGCGCAGACCCGCGGCAATATCGCCGAAACGATGGCGCGACTGGGGCTTCCGCGAAAGACGCTCTACGACAAGATGGCGAAGCTGGGGATCGACCCCAAAAGCTTCCGCGCCTAG
- a CDS encoding dipeptidase produces MNRFAILLTATALTACSPGGDKPKTAEAPLHSRMLVLDTHLDTPLHFERAGWSFADRHALAEDMAQLDIPRMKDGNLDGGFFAIYTDQGPLTPKGYADALAFARKRSDLIDRTIAKYPDAIAPALTTADALRLNKEGKLIAFKSMENSYPLGEDLSLLQEFYSKGLRLAGPVHSKDNQFADSATGEGRWKGLSPLGKQWVAEMNRLGIVIDASHSSDAAFDQILALSKYPILLSHSSLRSAYDHPRNLDEGRLKALAAKGGAMCISTIFMSEMNMSPARAELFGKYERIGQITPAEQADLNRQWRELDKTEALWAADFDAYMKMVLRAIEVGGVDHICFGADWDGGGGLPGIEDISALPKVTERLKAAGYSDADIEKMWSGNILRVLAAQGKPAAR; encoded by the coding sequence GTGAACCGTTTCGCCATCCTGCTGACCGCAACCGCGCTCACCGCCTGTTCGCCGGGCGGTGACAAACCCAAAACGGCTGAAGCGCCGCTCCACAGCCGCATGCTCGTGCTCGACACCCACCTCGACACCCCGCTCCATTTCGAGCGTGCGGGCTGGAGCTTCGCCGACCGTCACGCGCTCGCCGAAGACATGGCGCAGCTCGATATCCCGCGGATGAAGGACGGCAATCTCGATGGCGGCTTCTTCGCCATCTACACCGACCAGGGGCCGCTAACGCCGAAGGGCTATGCCGACGCGCTCGCGTTTGCGCGGAAGCGGTCGGACCTGATCGATCGCACCATTGCGAAATATCCGGATGCGATCGCGCCCGCGCTCACCACGGCCGATGCGCTGCGGCTCAACAAGGAAGGCAAGCTGATCGCCTTCAAGTCGATGGAGAACAGCTATCCGCTCGGCGAAGACCTGTCGCTGCTTCAGGAGTTCTACAGCAAGGGACTGCGTCTCGCGGGTCCGGTGCATTCGAAAGACAATCAGTTCGCCGACAGCGCGACGGGCGAGGGACGCTGGAAGGGGCTGAGCCCGCTCGGCAAGCAATGGGTCGCCGAGATGAACCGTCTCGGTATCGTCATCGACGCGAGCCATTCGTCCGACGCGGCGTTTGACCAGATATTGGCGCTGTCGAAATATCCGATCCTGCTCTCGCACTCGAGCCTGCGCTCGGCCTACGACCATCCGCGCAACCTCGACGAAGGGCGGCTGAAGGCCCTCGCCGCGAAGGGCGGCGCGATGTGCATCTCGACGATTTTCATGTCGGAAATGAACATGTCGCCCGCGCGCGCCGAACTGTTCGGCAAATATGAGCGGATTGGGCAGATCACGCCCGCCGAGCAGGCCGATCTCAACCGCCAGTGGCGCGAACTCGACAAGACCGAGGCATTATGGGCGGCCGATTTCGACGCCTATATGAAGATGGTGCTGCGCGCGATCGAGGTCGGCGGTGTCGATCATATCTGCTTCGGAGCCGACTGGGACGGCGGCGGCGGCCTGCCGGGCATCGAGGATATTTCGGCGCTGCCCAAGGTCACCGAGCGGCTGAAGGCCGCGGGCTATTCGGACGCCGACATCGAGAAGATGTGGAGCGGCAATATCCTCCGCGTCCTCGCGGCGCAGGGGAAACCCGCGGCGCGCTAG